The Telopea speciosissima isolate NSW1024214 ecotype Mountain lineage unplaced genomic scaffold, Tspe_v1 Tspe_v1.0659, whole genome shotgun sequence genome contains a region encoding:
- the LOC122648264 gene encoding RING-box protein 1a-like, with translation MASLDTDINMIPIGEGSSDAGPSSSTKKPKRFEIKKWNAIALWAWDIVVDNCAICRNHIMDLCIEGQANQASTTSEECTVAWGVCNHAFPFHCISRWLKT, from the coding sequence ATGGCATCTCTGGACACCGATATTAACATGATTCCCATTGGCGAGGGTTCGAGCGACGCCGGTCCTTCATCTTCAACGAAGAAACCTAAACGATTCGAGATTAAGAAGTGGAATGCCATAGCCctttgggcttgggatattgTGGTGGATAATTGTGCAATTTGCAGGAATCATATCATGGATCTTTGTATAGAGGGTCAAGCTAATCAAGCTAGCACGACTAGTGAGGAGTGCACGGTAGCTTGGGGTGTGTGCAACCATGCGTTTCCCTTCCACTGTATCAGTCGATGGCTCAAGACCTAA